A genomic window from Acinetobacter lwoffii includes:
- a CDS encoding Glu/Leu/Phe/Val family dehydrogenase, with translation MKGLTYTEQGTTAWNNYLKQLDKVAPYLGELSERLDMLRRPKRSLIVDVPVIMDDGTVQHFEGYRVQHNLTRGPGKGGVRFHPDVNLDEVMALSAWMTIKCAALNLPFGGAKGGVRVDPSQLSKRELERLTRRYTAEINLIIGPQKDIPAPDVGTNPQIMAWMMDTFSMNAGSTITGVVTGKPVHLGGSLGRSKATGRGVFISGREVAQQIGLDLKDARVCVQGFGNVGSEAALLFQENGSKVICVQDHSATLYHEQGIDIKKLLEYSNTHHKIQGFSASDEISTSDFWTIPAEVFIPAALEGVINTQVAQNIQAKMILEGANGPTLTEADEILSERHITVVPDVICNAGGVTVSYFEWVQDLASYFWTEEEINQRMDASMKNAVQDVWQKAVQAGCSLRTAAYILACERILMARQERGIYPG, from the coding sequence ATGAAAGGATTGACCTATACCGAGCAAGGTACAACGGCCTGGAACAATTATCTTAAGCAACTGGATAAAGTAGCGCCTTATCTGGGTGAGCTGAGTGAACGACTGGACATGCTGCGACGCCCAAAGCGCAGTTTGATTGTCGATGTTCCGGTCATCATGGATGATGGTACGGTTCAGCATTTTGAAGGCTATCGTGTTCAGCACAATTTAACTCGCGGTCCAGGCAAAGGCGGCGTGCGTTTTCATCCAGATGTCAATTTAGATGAGGTGATGGCTCTGTCGGCCTGGATGACGATCAAATGTGCTGCTCTAAATTTACCTTTTGGCGGTGCCAAAGGCGGTGTGCGAGTTGATCCGAGCCAGCTTTCCAAGCGCGAACTGGAACGCTTGACCCGACGTTATACGGCAGAAATCAATTTAATTATTGGACCGCAAAAAGATATTCCGGCGCCGGATGTTGGAACCAATCCGCAAATCATGGCCTGGATGATGGATACGTTTTCCATGAATGCGGGTTCTACGATTACTGGCGTAGTGACCGGAAAGCCGGTTCATTTAGGAGGTTCTTTGGGCCGCAGTAAAGCCACAGGTCGTGGTGTATTTATTAGCGGACGTGAAGTTGCCCAGCAAATCGGTCTGGATTTAAAAGATGCCCGGGTCTGTGTGCAGGGCTTTGGTAATGTCGGCAGTGAAGCTGCGCTGCTTTTCCAGGAAAATGGCAGCAAAGTAATCTGTGTTCAGGACCACTCCGCCACTCTGTATCATGAACAGGGAATTGATATTAAAAAGCTGCTTGAATACTCAAATACTCACCATAAAATTCAGGGATTTTCTGCCAGCGATGAAATTTCTACATCAGATTTCTGGACCATTCCTGCTGAAGTCTTTATTCCGGCTGCACTGGAAGGTGTGATTAATACTCAGGTCGCGCAAAATATTCAGGCCAAAATGATTCTGGAAGGTGCCAATGGTCCTACATTGACTGAGGCCGATGAAATTCTGAGTGAGCGTCATATTACGGTGGTGCCAGACGTGATCTGCAATGCGGGTGGCGTGACGGTCAGCTATTTTGAATGGGTTCAGGATTTGGCCAGCTATTTCTGGACTGAGGAAGAGATTAACCAGCGTATGGATGCCAGTATGAAAAATGCGGTACAGGATGTATGGCAAAAAGCAGTTCAGGCCGGATGTTCTTTGCGTACAGCCGCTTATATTCTGGCTTGTGAACGTATTTTAATGGCACGCCAGGAACGCGGCATCTATCCGGGTTAA
- a CDS encoding NAD-dependent succinate-semialdehyde dehydrogenase: protein MLQTQYRDLLQHPDISFDQPATGEYIEVNDAATQATLAWVKSHDRASVEQLIARSQQAQKAWKAKTALERADVLWAWFDLMQENKESLAQILTAEQGKPLAEARGEIGYAASFIRWFAEQARRIDGDVLTPTLAHQRLLVIKQAIGVTAAITPWNFPAAMITRKAAPALAAGCSMLVKPAEQTPLTAYALEVLALRAGLPQDVLLHVSGDAVKVGQVLCESETVKKLSFTGSTQVGRILMQQCAPTIKKLSLELGGNAPVLVFDDANLEQAVQGIMASKFRNSGQTCVCANRIYVQDGIYDALVEKLVAAVAKLKVGDGRDEASTQGPLIDEAAIEKVQSHIADAVSKGAQVKTGGQRSNLGGTFFEPTLLTEVTQQMRVAKEETFGPLAPLFRFKTEEEAIQMANDTEFGLATYVFTQSTARQWRVGEALEYGMVGINTGAISNEVAPFGGVKQSGLGREGSKFGMDEYLEMKYLCVDISS from the coding sequence ATGCTTCAAACGCAATATAGAGATTTATTACAGCATCCTGATATCAGCTTCGATCAGCCTGCCACGGGTGAATATATTGAAGTCAACGATGCAGCAACCCAAGCCACTTTGGCCTGGGTAAAATCCCATGACCGGGCGTCTGTAGAACAGCTGATTGCTCGTTCTCAGCAAGCCCAGAAAGCCTGGAAAGCCAAGACAGCACTTGAACGTGCGGATGTGCTTTGGGCCTGGTTCGATCTGATGCAGGAAAATAAAGAGTCCCTGGCTCAGATCCTGACTGCTGAACAGGGCAAGCCACTGGCTGAGGCACGGGGTGAAATCGGTTATGCTGCTTCCTTTATCCGCTGGTTTGCCGAGCAGGCACGCCGTATTGATGGTGACGTGTTGACTCCAACGCTTGCCCATCAACGGTTATTGGTCATTAAGCAGGCGATTGGGGTGACAGCGGCCATTACACCGTGGAATTTTCCGGCGGCGATGATTACCCGTAAAGCCGCGCCAGCTCTGGCTGCCGGCTGTTCCATGCTGGTTAAACCGGCTGAACAAACACCTTTAACTGCGTATGCACTGGAAGTTTTGGCCTTGCGCGCAGGTTTACCACAAGATGTATTGCTGCATGTCAGTGGTGATGCGGTTAAAGTAGGTCAGGTCTTATGTGAAAGCGAAACTGTGAAAAAGTTAAGCTTTACCGGTTCGACTCAAGTCGGCCGTATCCTGATGCAGCAATGTGCACCGACCATCAAAAAACTGTCCTTAGAACTTGGTGGTAATGCACCGGTTCTGGTCTTTGATGACGCCAATCTTGAACAGGCTGTACAGGGCATTATGGCCAGTAAATTCCGTAATAGTGGACAGACCTGTGTTTGTGCGAACCGGATTTATGTACAAGATGGCATTTATGATGCGCTGGTAGAAAAACTGGTGGCTGCCGTTGCCAAACTAAAAGTCGGTGATGGCCGTGATGAAGCCTCTACCCAAGGTCCATTAATTGATGAGGCTGCGATTGAAAAAGTGCAGTCACATATCGCTGATGCAGTGAGCAAAGGTGCACAGGTGAAAACCGGTGGACAGCGCTCAAATCTGGGCGGTACATTCTTCGAACCAACGCTTTTGACTGAAGTCACCCAGCAGATGCGTGTGGCAAAAGAGGAAACTTTTGGACCGTTGGCGCCATTATTCCGCTTCAAGACTGAAGAAGAAGCGATTCAGATGGCGAACGATACAGAATTCGGTCTGGCCACCTATGTATTTACCCAAAGTACAGCACGTCAGTGGCGTGTAGGCGAAGCCTTAGAATACGGTATGGTGGGAATTAATACCGGAGCTATCTCTAATGAGGTTGCGCCATTTGGTGGAGTCAAGCAATCGGGATTAGGCCGTGAAGGGTCTAAATTCGGTATGGATGAATACCTTGAAATGAAATATCTCTGTGTTGATATTTCTTCATAA
- a CDS encoding amino acid permease translates to MAEHQHFSNSESSDGLKNGLKSRHLTMISIAGVIGGALFVGSGNVIYSAGPAALIAYTLGGLLVLLIMRMLGEMAVLNPDSGSFSTYADRGIGRWAGFSIGWLYWSFWTLLMGWEAFVAGKILNSWFPFIPIWGYMLLVTVALVWINLRDVKNFGEFEFWFALIKVIAIVLFLVFGSLAVMHLWPWGDASMLGGGTTHLTAQGFMPNGFSSVITALLGVMFAYMGAEIVTVAAAETKDPAKEIRKAANSIVWRIILFYVGSMLITVCLIPHNNPLLKDPTWGTYSVALTALGIPEARHIVNFVVLTSVCSCFNSALYTCSRMVYSLSKRGDAPKSFGLTNRNNSPWVGVIFSSLFSFVAIYLTATESMNIYDVLMLATGTVSLYVYLAIAISQLKLRKKLEAEGQNIPFKMWLFPWLTYLVIIFIVGALITMIIEGTYFKEVVYTSVLALFIVGLGICAQKFNWGKASAKKEKAAQARINLSDNL, encoded by the coding sequence ATGGCAGAACATCAACATTTCTCCAATTCCGAATCATCAGACGGCTTAAAAAACGGACTTAAATCACGCCATCTCACCATGATTTCAATTGCGGGTGTCATTGGTGGAGCACTCTTTGTCGGCTCCGGTAATGTCATCTATTCTGCAGGACCGGCTGCACTCATTGCCTATACTCTAGGTGGACTATTAGTTTTACTCATCATGCGTATGCTGGGAGAAATGGCGGTACTGAATCCCGACAGTGGTTCATTTTCAACCTATGCGGATCGTGGAATCGGGCGCTGGGCCGGATTTTCTATCGGCTGGTTATACTGGTCTTTCTGGACGTTGCTCATGGGCTGGGAAGCCTTTGTCGCCGGGAAAATCCTAAATAGCTGGTTTCCATTTATCCCGATCTGGGGCTATATGCTTCTGGTCACTGTAGCACTGGTCTGGATTAACCTCCGTGACGTAAAAAATTTTGGTGAATTCGAGTTCTGGTTTGCCCTGATCAAAGTCATTGCCATTGTACTGTTCCTGGTATTTGGCAGCTTGGCTGTGATGCACCTGTGGCCTTGGGGCGATGCCTCTATGCTCGGCGGTGGTACAACTCATCTAACCGCTCAAGGCTTTATGCCCAATGGCTTTTCATCGGTGATCACTGCCTTACTGGGTGTAATGTTTGCTTATATGGGAGCAGAAATTGTTACCGTGGCAGCAGCTGAAACCAAAGATCCCGCCAAGGAAATTCGTAAGGCCGCTAATTCAATTGTATGGCGTATCATTTTATTCTATGTCGGTTCAATGCTAATTACGGTTTGCCTGATTCCACACAATAATCCTTTATTGAAAGATCCGACCTGGGGTACGTATAGCGTGGCCCTTACCGCACTTGGTATTCCGGAAGCACGCCATATTGTTAATTTTGTCGTTCTCACCTCGGTATGTAGCTGCTTTAACTCCGCACTTTATACCTGTTCACGCATGGTCTATTCCCTCTCGAAACGTGGAGATGCACCAAAGAGTTTCGGTTTAACCAACCGCAATAACAGCCCATGGGTAGGTGTCATCTTTTCAAGCCTGTTTTCTTTCGTGGCGATTTATCTGACTGCCACCGAAAGTATGAATATTTATGATGTCTTGATGTTAGCGACTGGTACCGTATCTTTATATGTCTATCTTGCTATTGCCATTTCTCAGCTTAAGTTACGTAAAAAACTGGAAGCTGAAGGACAAAATATTCCATTCAAGATGTGGTTATTCCCATGGCTAACTTATCTGGTCATTATCTTTATTGTCGGCGCTTTAATTACCATGATTATTGAAGGAACCTATTTTAAAGAAGTGGTTTATACCAGTGTGCTTGCATTATTTATTGTGGGCTTAGGCATTTGCGCACAAAAGTTTAACTGGGGTAAAGCCTCAGCCAAAAAGGAAAAGGCAGCACAGGCCAGAATTAATTTAAGTGATAATCTTTAA
- the gabT gene encoding 4-aminobutyrate--2-oxoglutarate transaminase, with translation MDSKHSALNARKQQATPRGVGVMCQWYAEKAENSTIWDAEGNQYIDFAGGIAVLNTGHRHPKIIAAVTEQLTKFTHTAYQVVPYESYVALAERINARAPIQGAAKTSFFSTGAEAVENAVKIARAHTGRHGIVTFGNGFHGRSFMTMAMTGKTAPYKRDFGVMPGGVFHARYPVESKGISVDDAMQSIEDIFAEDIAAHDVAAIVLEPVQGEGGFNVVPAEFLKRLRVLCDQNGILLIADEVQSGFARTGKLFAMDYYETKPDLITMAKSLGGGFPISGVVGRAEVMDAPNPGGLGGTYAGNPVAVAAAHAVLDIIEEEGLCERANDLGAELVDVLHELKMSSSMVKDIRALGSMVAVELETAEQAKAVQNHAMQNGLLILTCGRYGNVIRFLYPLTIPAEQFRAGLAILKQGFALSVAA, from the coding sequence ATGGACAGTAAACACTCAGCACTGAATGCACGTAAACAGCAGGCGACACCACGTGGTGTTGGGGTCATGTGTCAATGGTACGCGGAAAAAGCAGAAAACTCGACCATCTGGGATGCAGAAGGCAATCAATATATCGACTTTGCGGGCGGAATCGCCGTACTGAATACTGGCCATCGTCACCCTAAAATTATTGCTGCGGTCACTGAACAATTAACCAAATTTACCCATACGGCTTATCAGGTTGTACCATACGAGAGTTACGTTGCTCTGGCAGAACGTATCAATGCACGCGCTCCCATCCAAGGTGCTGCAAAAACCTCATTCTTTTCGACTGGTGCTGAAGCTGTCGAAAATGCAGTTAAAATTGCCCGTGCCCATACTGGCCGTCATGGCATTGTGACTTTTGGTAATGGTTTTCATGGCCGTTCATTTATGACGATGGCCATGACCGGTAAAACTGCACCTTATAAACGCGACTTTGGGGTGATGCCTGGTGGTGTTTTCCATGCCCGTTACCCGGTGGAATCCAAAGGCATTAGCGTAGATGATGCAATGCAAAGCATCGAAGACATTTTCGCAGAAGATATTGCTGCGCATGACGTAGCAGCGATTGTGCTTGAGCCTGTACAAGGCGAAGGCGGATTTAATGTGGTGCCTGCAGAATTCCTGAAACGCTTGCGTGTCCTATGCGATCAAAACGGCATTTTACTGATTGCTGATGAAGTACAGTCTGGCTTTGCGCGTACAGGTAAACTGTTTGCGATGGATTATTATGAGACCAAGCCAGATCTGATTACGATGGCAAAGAGTCTAGGCGGCGGTTTCCCGATCTCAGGCGTGGTAGGTCGTGCTGAAGTCATGGATGCACCAAATCCAGGTGGATTGGGAGGCACTTATGCAGGTAACCCGGTTGCTGTTGCGGCTGCCCATGCGGTACTGGATATCATTGAAGAAGAAGGTCTTTGTGAAAGAGCGAATGATCTAGGCGCAGAACTGGTTGATGTTTTGCATGAACTGAAAATGTCCTCTAGCATGGTTAAAGATATTCGCGCACTGGGTTCAATGGTGGCGGTTGAGCTCGAAACTGCGGAACAGGCAAAAGCTGTACAAAACCATGCCATGCAAAATGGTCTGTTAATCCTGACCTGTGGTCGTTATGGTAATGTAATCCGTTTCCTATACCCGCTCACCATTCCAGCAGAACAGTTCCGTGCGGGATTGGCTATCTTGAAACAAGGGTTTGCACTGTCTGTCGCAGCCTAA
- a CDS encoding MocR-like pyridoxine biosynthesis transcription factor PdxR → MRSLLGDYLLQRLQQDVTGTLQMRLFRCLRNAIIDSVLAPKTRLPASRDLAKEIQVSRNTVLNAYEQLQAQGYVDARTGQGTWVVEKLPESFLVKAEQNSPAVAEKKAQQNYNLSQRGSYLLGYSAASPYQWGAFVPGAPDVTEFPHHIFSKIQTRLSREPQVNNLIYSNAGGSLELRQELAEYLKIARSVQCDADQIIITEGTHQAIDLVSRTLSDIGDEVWIEDPAYWGARNILRINGVNLRSLPVDQEGIIPDLHPKKPPKLIFVTPSHQYPLGSHLSLERRKQLIALARQHNSWIVEDDYDSEFRFSGQPYPSLQGLEPDSPVIYMGTFSKTIYPALRIGYLVVPKQLFSSLRIVASELYRGGHLIDQQTLAEFIREGHYEAHIRRMRLLYGKRHAFLIDLIRRHLGEDFLHEYNTAAGLHLILKLPSSSDDVLIASKALELGIKVRALSQYYTKHYSTRQKGLLLGFACVSEQEILVAFGILLKCLREHGIRTLT, encoded by the coding sequence TTGCGTAGCTTGCTTGGAGATTATTTACTGCAGCGATTGCAGCAAGATGTCACAGGAACATTACAGATGCGCCTGTTCCGCTGCTTGCGTAACGCGATTATTGATAGCGTATTGGCTCCCAAAACCCGCTTGCCTGCATCACGTGATCTGGCTAAAGAGATTCAGGTATCACGTAATACGGTGTTAAATGCCTATGAACAATTACAGGCACAGGGCTATGTGGATGCCCGTACCGGTCAAGGTACCTGGGTAGTAGAGAAATTACCCGAATCCTTTTTGGTGAAGGCAGAACAGAATTCTCCTGCCGTTGCAGAAAAAAAAGCACAGCAAAATTATAATCTGTCGCAACGCGGTTCTTACTTGCTCGGCTATTCCGCGGCTTCGCCTTATCAATGGGGAGCCTTTGTACCGGGCGCACCCGATGTAACCGAATTTCCGCATCATATTTTCAGCAAAATCCAAACGCGTTTGAGCCGTGAACCTCAAGTTAACAACCTGATTTACAGCAATGCCGGTGGCTCCCTAGAACTGCGTCAGGAGCTGGCAGAATATCTGAAAATTGCCCGTTCAGTGCAGTGCGATGCTGATCAGATCATTATTACCGAAGGCACCCATCAGGCGATTGATTTGGTCTCGCGTACTTTAAGCGACATAGGCGATGAGGTCTGGATCGAAGATCCAGCCTATTGGGGCGCGCGTAATATTTTACGAATTAATGGCGTCAATCTACGTTCCTTACCGGTGGATCAGGAAGGGATTATTCCCGATCTGCATCCCAAGAAACCACCTAAACTGATTTTTGTGACGCCGTCGCATCAGTATCCTTTGGGCTCACATTTAAGTTTAGAACGGCGCAAACAGTTAATTGCACTGGCACGCCAGCACAATAGCTGGATTGTTGAAGATGATTATGACAGCGAGTTCAGGTTCTCGGGCCAGCCCTATCCTTCTTTACAAGGTTTAGAGCCGGATTCTCCGGTGATTTATATGGGGACGTTCAGTAAGACGATTTATCCGGCCCTGCGTATTGGCTATTTAGTGGTACCAAAACAGCTCTTTTCTTCATTGCGAATTGTGGCCTCGGAACTTTATCGTGGTGGTCACTTAATCGATCAGCAAACACTAGCTGAATTTATCCGCGAAGGTCATTATGAAGCGCATATCCGACGGATGCGTTTATTGTATGGCAAACGCCACGCTTTTTTAATTGACCTGATTCGCCGACATTTAGGTGAAGATTTTCTGCATGAATACAATACCGCTGCCGGTTTGCATCTGATTTTAAAATTGCCGAGCAGCAGTGATGATGTCTTGATTGCATCCAAAGCGCTTGAACTGGGAATCAAGGTCAGAGCCTTATCGCAATACTATACCAAACATTATTCCACCCGGCAGAAAGGATTATTACTGGGCTTTGCCTGTGTGAGTGAACAGGAAATTCTGGTGGCTTTCGGGATATTGTTAAAGTGCTTGCGCGAGCATGGGATCCGCACTTTAACTTAG
- a CDS encoding enoyl-CoA hydratase/isomerase family protein: protein MSDENNLAIRVAGSLGIISLDRTSHLNALTLPMIQGIQAQLDQWLHEPQVQAVLINSNSPKAFCAGGDIRYLYDSYQAGNTQYQDFFATEYKMLSTLRNFPKAVIVMMDGYVLGGGFGLAQACHIKVTSEKSRFAMPETAIGFFPDVGATHFLSRLDEVGVYMALTGEQISNSDALYLDLVDYHVPSERFAELEAALIAAPVLNSLEIQKIISSYITHPVESELQKRADLINQHFGYPNLEEIEQSLAHTSNSTDQDWANKMLAILQQRPVMAKQTSLKLQQAGQNLSLEKCMQLERDLQDVWLEQGDFIEGVRALIIDKDKNPKWRTENAKFEKTLQKIWPVWTQQRIENIT, encoded by the coding sequence ATGAGTGATGAAAATAATTTAGCGATACGGGTCGCAGGAAGTCTGGGCATTATCAGCCTGGACCGCACCAGCCATTTAAATGCCTTAACCCTGCCAATGATCCAAGGCATTCAGGCGCAACTCGATCAGTGGCTGCATGAACCACAGGTACAAGCGGTTCTGATCAATTCCAACAGTCCCAAGGCGTTCTGTGCCGGAGGAGATATCCGCTATCTGTATGACAGCTATCAGGCCGGCAATACCCAATATCAGGATTTTTTTGCCACTGAATATAAGATGCTGAGCACCTTGCGTAATTTTCCAAAGGCCGTGATCGTGATGATGGATGGCTATGTACTGGGCGGAGGCTTTGGATTGGCTCAAGCCTGTCATATCAAAGTTACGAGTGAAAAATCACGTTTTGCCATGCCAGAAACTGCGATTGGTTTTTTCCCCGATGTCGGTGCAACACATTTTTTGTCCCGACTAGATGAAGTCGGTGTCTATATGGCTTTGACCGGGGAACAGATCAGCAACAGTGATGCGCTATATCTGGATCTGGTGGATTATCATGTGCCGAGTGAGCGTTTTGCTGAACTGGAAGCGGCATTGATTGCAGCGCCGGTATTAAACTCGCTTGAGATTCAAAAGATCATTAGTTCCTATATTACGCATCCGGTAGAAAGCGAGCTGCAAAAACGTGCAGATCTGATTAATCAGCATTTCGGCTATCCAAACCTCGAGGAGATTGAACAGAGCCTTGCTCATACAAGTAATTCAACTGATCAGGACTGGGCCAATAAAATGCTGGCAATTTTGCAGCAACGTCCGGTCATGGCCAAGCAAACCAGCTTGAAGTTACAGCAAGCTGGACAGAATTTGTCGCTAGAAAAATGCATGCAGTTAGAACGCGACTTGCAAGATGTCTGGTTAGAGCAGGGCGACTTTATTGAAGGCGTTCGTGCGCTGATTATTGATAAGGACAAAAATCCAAAATGGCGAACTGAGAATGCAAAATTTGAAAAGACCTTGCAAAAGATCTGGCCAGTTTGGACTCAGCAGCGTATCGAAAATATCACTTAA
- a CDS encoding helix-turn-helix domain-containing protein: MDKRFKPLTPIQQMQKRLSVLETVSNNPDWPFHQVARFIRTELHLTLNDMAKITKIAPQTLQKMEQPEGNPTLKSMQKLLDAFGLKLEIRVKS; this comes from the coding sequence ATGGATAAACGCTTTAAGCCACTGACCCCGATTCAACAGATGCAAAAGAGATTATCTGTACTTGAAACCGTCAGTAACAATCCTGACTGGCCTTTTCATCAGGTTGCTCGCTTCATTCGTACCGAGTTGCACCTTACACTCAACGATATGGCTAAAATAACTAAGATTGCTCCCCAGACTCTACAGAAAATGGAACAACCGGAAGGCAATCCAACACTCAAGTCTATGCAAAAATTACTGGATGCTTTTGGCTTAAAGTTAGAAATTAGGGTTAAATCCTGA
- a CDS encoding SDR family oxidoreductase, which yields MNHYPETPASTETQDHQPGVQTKMDPAPEIIKPHYKGSEKLKGKVALITGGDSGIGRSVSVLFAREGADIAICYLDEDQDARDTKKMVEDEGRCCLLIQCDLQDQDEIKKMVEKTLQEFKTINILVNNAGVQYPQESISDISPEQLHKTFNVNILSMFHLTQAVIPHMQEGDSIINTTSITSYHGHDQLIDYASTKGAITTFTRSLSTNLLKNKTGIRVNGVAPGPIWTPLIPSSFDEEQLKDFGKSTPMGRMGQPSEVAPAYLFLASEEASYISGQVIHVNGGSIING from the coding sequence ATGAATCATTATCCTGAAACCCCAGCTTCAACTGAAACACAAGACCATCAACCGGGTGTGCAAACCAAAATGGACCCTGCACCGGAAATTATTAAACCGCATTATAAAGGCAGTGAAAAATTAAAAGGCAAAGTTGCCTTGATTACCGGTGGTGATAGCGGGATTGGCCGTTCTGTATCGGTCTTATTTGCCCGCGAAGGTGCAGATATCGCCATTTGCTATCTGGATGAAGATCAGGATGCACGGGACACCAAAAAAATGGTGGAAGATGAAGGCCGCTGTTGTCTGCTGATTCAATGTGATTTACAAGATCAAGATGAAATCAAGAAAATGGTGGAAAAGACCCTTCAGGAATTTAAAACAATCAATATTCTGGTCAATAATGCCGGGGTTCAATACCCGCAAGAAAGTATTAGCGATATCTCGCCTGAGCAATTACATAAAACATTTAATGTGAATATTCTGTCGATGTTCCACCTGACTCAGGCGGTGATTCCACATATGCAAGAAGGTGACAGCATTATCAATACGACAAGTATTACCAGTTATCACGGACATGATCAGCTGATTGACTATGCCAGTACCAAAGGGGCCATCACTACATTTACCCGAAGCCTTTCCACCAATTTATTAAAAAATAAAACGGGCATTCGCGTCAATGGAGTCGCGCCAGGTCCTATCTGGACACCACTCATTCCGAGCAGCTTTGATGAAGAGCAGCTTAAAGATTTTGGTAAAAGTACCCCAATGGGCCGCATGGGCCAGCCAAGTGAAGTAGCACCGGCGTATTTATTTCTGGCCAGTGAAGAAGCTAGCTATATTTCAGGTCAGGTGATTCATGTGAATGGCGGCAGTATTATTAACGGCTAA